From Rhodothermaceae bacterium, one genomic window encodes:
- a CDS encoding Na/Pi cotransporter family protein, producing the protein MAETTQKDPSGIKRFTPLLPVLGLLGVLFCFFVSLELMGTSMKLLGKGFAAQLIETTSNPFVALFIGILATSLVQSSSTVTSLVVSAVAGGGLTVAGAIPIVLGANVGTSVTNTIVSLGHIARKDEFGRAMGAATVHDFFNLLAVILFFPLELAFGFLSKSSAALTEGVTGVGGAELFDFVGQMTAPVVDSLVQLMLNSGVLVLILGVLLLFLSLRYLVVLLRSLFLGRSERLINKYLFGPAPIALIFGTLVTIMVQSSSITTSITVPLVGAGIVTVAQIFPFVLGANIGTTITALLAALVLASGGDTLGIAALQVALAHLIFNCCGVLTFLPVKKLRGIPIMMAEHLGALVVKNRAWAAVYLGCIFFVIPLLVILFTRNFSF; encoded by the coding sequence ATGGCAGAGACTACCCAGAAAGATCCTTCTGGAATCAAACGCTTTACCCCACTGCTCCCGGTACTCGGACTACTGGGCGTATTGTTTTGCTTTTTTGTGAGCCTAGAGCTTATGGGGACCTCCATGAAACTTCTAGGGAAAGGATTTGCGGCGCAATTGATTGAGACGACGAGCAACCCATTTGTTGCACTCTTTATCGGGATTCTCGCTACCTCCTTAGTCCAAAGCTCCTCAACGGTCACCTCTCTGGTAGTATCTGCAGTGGCTGGTGGCGGCCTTACTGTTGCAGGTGCAATTCCAATCGTTCTTGGGGCAAATGTTGGCACCAGTGTGACAAATACAATCGTTTCATTAGGCCATATTGCAAGAAAGGATGAGTTTGGAAGAGCTATGGGGGCGGCGACGGTTCATGATTTTTTTAACCTGCTGGCAGTCATACTCTTTTTTCCTCTTGAGTTGGCCTTCGGATTTCTATCGAAATCATCTGCCGCCCTCACAGAGGGAGTCACGGGTGTAGGTGGAGCAGAACTATTCGACTTTGTCGGCCAGATGACTGCACCAGTCGTGGATAGCCTAGTTCAGTTGATGCTGAATTCAGGCGTGCTCGTGCTGATCCTCGGAGTTCTTCTACTATTTCTATCCTTGCGCTATCTGGTTGTCCTCCTGCGATCGTTGTTTCTTGGACGTTCCGAACGGCTCATCAATAAGTACCTGTTCGGACCTGCTCCTATCGCTTTGATATTTGGTACACTCGTAACCATCATGGTGCAGAGTTCCTCCATTACGACCTCGATCACTGTCCCATTAGTTGGTGCAGGCATCGTTACCGTTGCGCAAATTTTTCCCTTCGTGTTGGGTGCAAATATCGGCACGACCATCACTGCGTTGCTTGCCGCTCTCGTTCTGGCAAGTGGAGGCGATACACTCGGGATCGCTGCTCTACAGGTAGCCCTTGCTCATCTAATCTTCAATTGTTGCGGCGTGCTCACTTTTCTTCCGGTTAAAAAATTACGAGGAATCCCAATTATGATGGCCGAGCATTTGGGGGCATTGGTTGTAAAAAATCGTGCATGGGCCGCCGTTTATCTTGGCTGTATTTTCTTTGTGATTCCTCTTCTAGTCATTCTCTTCACACGCAACTTCAGCTTCTGA
- a CDS encoding putative metal-dependent hydrolase, which yields MPDPLRYPIGTPQLLKEISESERKNRIDAIASAPALLRQAVAGLNDNQLGTPYRPDGWTVRQLVHHIADSHLNAYIRFRWALTEDSPKIKAYDQDQWARLPDACDGPVEESLALLDALHRRWCRLMQAMDDDDWGSQVDHPEDGIRSCQDFLIIYAWHGLHHIAHITNLRDRQGW from the coding sequence ATGCCTGACCCATTACGTTATCCCATCGGCACTCCTCAGTTGCTGAAGGAAATCTCTGAATCAGAGCGAAAGAATCGTATCGATGCAATTGCATCCGCTCCAGCGCTGCTTCGACAAGCAGTAGCAGGATTAAATGACAATCAATTGGGGACTCCCTATCGCCCCGATGGCTGGACGGTTCGGCAACTTGTACATCATATTGCAGACAGCCATCTAAATGCGTATATTCGCTTTAGATGGGCGCTAACCGAAGATTCGCCGAAGATTAAGGCCTACGATCAAGATCAGTGGGCCCGCTTACCTGATGCTTGTGACGGTCCAGTGGAGGAATCACTTGCCCTATTGGACGCGCTGCATCGCCGGTGGTGTAGGCTTATGCAGGCGATGGATGATGATGACTGGGGATCCCAGGTCGATCACCCAGAAGACGGAATCCGCTCCTGCCAGGATTTTCTGATTATTTATGCATGGCACGGGCTTCACCATATCGCACATATCACGAATCTACGAGACCGGCAAGGGTGGTAA